From the genome of Triticum aestivum cultivar Chinese Spring chromosome 3B, IWGSC CS RefSeq v2.1, whole genome shotgun sequence, one region includes:
- the LOC123066993 gene encoding uncharacterized protein → MPAGGWSDLPPDLAREISRRLQHDAVDLVRFHAVCKPWRDSRTTTATDQFLPWLVTAVKEDETRLEMRCVLSGTNYRSQPLLSEPARWNWVTGSGGTALRFLTIERLRPSLHDPLIGSAEHLPLLPQSVGRWGEEIDPHGVINGNGATLLYSISTTGDMVGHRPTARFTAALLRPGDAEWTILERILEHKYEHRFGTWSLRQPVLTSVTYHDGKILVVMKDDQPWRLATPNCNITCDELVKSQGPPAVQVWFGESTCNYSYVLESRGEILRLSINTWEYNRYLKGTNPYLLKVKVSLQALEGQLLSESSPLEKMRWVRRDGRSLADRVLFLGMCHSFVVDAGRVPNVHGGCAYFVYHNDNAFTYGKRAVFRCNLINGRTELVQRLPQCWDYRMCLWFNPESVNTPPKEISEGPQMQQQQIAPTISSPPRHTIHIERHRVPRFRVLVRNLPLTVNSTQLRFFFGEHGKVSSAEVIFYKKTRASQGIGHVTIETTHSHQEDALAALNELVLDGCCLKVTLIKEDQPPQRQHKRR, encoded by the exons ATGCCCGCAGGAGGTTGGTCTGATCTCCCGCCGGATCTGGCCCGCGAGATCTCCCGCCGCCTGCAGCACGACGCCGTCGACTTAGTCCGCTTCCACGCCGTGTGCAAGCCATGGCGGGACTCCCGGACGACAACGGCGACCGACCAGTTTCTGCCCTGGCTCGTCACCGCGGTGAAGGAGGACGAGACGCGCCTGGAGATGAGATGCGTCCTCTCGGGGACCAACTACCGCTCGCAGCCGCTGCTATCCGAGCCGGCCCGGTGGAACTGGGTGACCGGCTCCGGCGGCACCGCTCTCCGGTTCCTGACCATCGAACGCCTCCGCCCTAGTCTCCATGACCCTCTCATCGGATCAGCCGAACACCTGCCTCTACTCCCGCAATCCGTCGGCCGGTGGGGGGAGGAGATCGACCCCCACGGCGTCATCAACGGCAACGGTGCAACCCTTCTCTACAGCATCTCCACCACCGGCGACATGGTTGGGCACAGGCCCACAGCCAGGTTCACAGCGGCTCTACTTCGCCCCGGCGACGCAGAGTGGACAATCCTCGAGAGGATCCTCGAGCATAAGTATGAGCATCGGTTCGGGACCTGGTCACTTCGTCAGCCTGTTTTGACGTCTGTCACATACCACGATGGTAAGATCCTGGTCGTCATGAAGGATGACCAACCGTGGCGCCTCGCCACACCAAACTGCAATATCACCTGCGATGAGCTTGTCAAGAGCCAGGGGCCGCCGGCGGTGCAGGTGTGGTTTGGCGAATCCACCTGCAATTACAGCTACGTCCTTGAGTCCCGTGGCGAGATTCTACGGCTGTCAATCAACACCTGGGAATATAACAGGTATCTCAAGGGGACAAACCCCTACCTTCTCAAAGTCAAGGTGTCACTGCAGGCACTCGAGGGGCAACTATTGTCAGAATCGTCACCACTGGAGAAGATGAGATGGGTGAGAAGGGATGGCCGTAGTCTGGCCGATCGCGTGCTTTTCCTCGGTATGTGCCATAGCTTTGTTGTGGATGCGGGGCGGGTTCCCAACGTCCATGGCGGGTGTGCCTACTTCGTTTACCACAATGATAATGCCTTTACATATGGCAAGCGTGCCGTGTTCCGGTGCAACCTCATCAATGGGAGGACAGAGCTTGTACAGCGGCTGCCTCAATGTTGGGACTACAGAATGTGCCTGTGGTTCAACCCCGAGTCCGTCAATACTCCTCCCAAG GAAATCAGTGAGGGGCCACAGATGCAGCAACAGCAGATAGCACCAACAATTTCTAGTCCTCCAAGGCACACCATTCACATTGAGAGACATCGTGTGCCCAGGTTTAGGGTGCTGGTGCGCAATCTTCCTCTCACGGTGAACAGCACACAACTACGATTCTTCTTCGGCGAGCACGGTAAAGTGTCCAGTGCTGAGGTGATTTTCTATAAGAAGACCAGGGCCTCACAGGGTATTGGCCATGTGACCATAGAGACAACACATTCCCATCAGGAAGATGCTCTTGCTGCTCTCAATGAACTGGTTTTGGATGGATGTTGTCTCAAGGTTACCTTGATCAAGGAGGATCAGCCACCACAACGTCAGCATAAGCGCAGATAG